A stretch of Polypterus senegalus isolate Bchr_013 chromosome 3, ASM1683550v1, whole genome shotgun sequence DNA encodes these proteins:
- the LOC120525181 gene encoding E3 ubiquitin-protein ligase DTX3L-like isoform X3, whose translation MAMAEEEPMDTSDSSTPQNELSNGSTLYELFAEVIYPKSDWHLNHEKFLHSTIQTELNKQKLGNLLTADFLGRDQTNAILILDTNKAISHLLEKGNISDKNGAIRFSLTPPLSASSSYPVQTRDGQGENVTVFVPPTQHSLALEQSMFMNERNQLPGVSSTPGHSVNENKSTAIDQSIHTETSAVGQRQEANESAEGTSGMPVDKDNVTLSVFHYNYICKAFKEKIRAIEHDTGVEIDAQVSISFRPKVPTEKHENFVSAKERFCDLCQSVINVLGSRTIPYSDHIMERFNAMPNNSMFELMELAEGYRLIGPESDLDQFIHGLTVVGPARQQNYKKIEFFCEDSELSKDIEMCKIHWDFLKCLFGKQLQSLKTKFGVNVDEQTNSGSSSSVKIAIASCDARLNLQSHACQALLDLYQKVAGSLMQRSIKNKKDMEEAKLMFQEIRSSHPYVNDYQEKDQWILVGFIKHLYWTVKEIEKKIGRKIFQDIKLSPVSSASGQACKEKSDDEELCSICLDNFTKKVTLSCKHEFCGDCWKRAKQGNPVCPICKAVHGKITGDQPDGIMTSHTIHTSLPGFRCGTIQINYDIPHGIQTEKHPNPGKPFLGAYRKAYLPDNKEGREVLALLKRAFDQKLIFTVGTSRTTGTENMVTWNDIHHKTSMNGGQSCYGYPDPEYLKRVRSELKAFGIE comes from the exons ATGGCAATGGCTGAAGAGGAACCCATG GACACAAGTGATTCATCAACACCTCAAAATGAGCTGTCAAATGGAAGTACACTGTATGAATTATTTGCTGAAGTGATCTATCCTAAAAGTGATTGGCACTTAAACCATGAAAAATTTCTGCATTCAACAATCCAGACTGAACTTAACAAGCAGAAACTTGGCAACCTTTTAACAGCGGATTTCCTTGGAAGGGACCAAACCAATGCAATATTGATATTGGACacaaataaag CCATAAGCCATCTTTTGGAAAAAGGGAATATATCTGATAAGAATGGAGCTATTAGATTTTCATTGACGCCACCACTATCTGCAAGTTCCAGTTACCCCGTCCAGACTCGG GATGGGCAGGGAGAAAATGTTACAGTCTTTGTCCCACCAACCCAACATTCTCTTGCTTTGGAGCAGTCTATGTTTATGAATGAAAGAAATCAACTTCCTGGTGTCAGTTCTACTCCTGGGCATtctgttaatgaaaataaaagtacagCAATTGACCAAAGCATTCATACTGAAACAAGTGCTGTGGGACAAAGGCAGGAAGCAAATGAAAGTGCAGAAGGAACATCAGGAATGCCTGTGGACAAGGACAATGTCACACTGTCAGTTTTCCATTATAACTATATCTGCAAGGCCTTCAAAGAGAAGATCAGAGCTATAGAGCATGACACAGGAGTCGAGATAGATGCACAGGTGTCCATATCCTTCAGACCAAAAGTACCAACAGAAAAGCATGAGAACTTTGTGAGCGCAAAGGAACGCTTCTGTGACCTGTGTCAGTCCGTTATTAATGTTCTAGGCAGTAGAACTATACCATACTCTGATCATATCATGGAGCGTTTCAATGCAATGCCAAATAACTCAATGTTTGAACTTATGGAGTTAGCAGAGGGCTATCGGCTCATAGGCCCAGAATCAGACCTTGATCAGTTTATACATGGTCTTACAGTAGTGGGGCCAGCAAGACAACAAAACTATAAGAAAATTGAATTTTTCTGTGAAGATTCAGAACTATCAAAAGACATAGAGATGTGTAAAATACACTGGGATTTTCTAAAGTGTTTGTTTGGCAAACAGCTGCAGTCATTAAAAACCAAGTTCGGAGTGAATGTTGATGAGCAAACTAACAGTGGATCAAGCAGTTCAGTGAAGATTGCCATAGCGTCATGCGATGCCAGGTTGAACCTCCAAAGTCACGCCTGCCAAGCACTGTTAGATCTTTATCAGAAAGTGGCTGGCAGCCTGATGCAGAGATctataaagaacaaaaaggacATGGAGGAAGCAAAGTTGATGTTTCAAGAAATCCGTTCCAGTCATCCCTATGTTAATGACTATCAGGAGAAAGACCAATGGATACTTGTAGGTTTTATAAAGCACTTGTACTGGACTGTGAAGGAGATTGAGAAGAAAATAGGGAGGAAGATATTTCAAGATATTAAGCTTTCCCCAGTTAGTTCTGCATCAGGTCAAGCATGCAAGGAGAAAAGTGATGATGAAGAACTGTGCTCCATATGCCTTGATAACTTTACAAAAAAAGTTACACTATCATGTAAACATGAGTTCTGTGGAGATTGCTGGAAAAGAGCAAAGCAAGGTAATCCAGTATGTCCCATCTGTAAAGCTGTGCATGGAAAAATAACGGGGGACCAGCCTGATGGAATCATGACATCTCATACAATACATACATCTCTACCTGGGTTCAGATGTGGTACAATACAAATCAATTATGACATTCCTCATGGAATACAGACG GAGAAGCACCCAAATCCTGGCAAACCCTTTTTAGGTGCTTACAGGAAAGCTTATCTGCCCGACAACAAAGAGGGCAGAGAAGTGCTTGCACTTCTCAAGAGGGCATTTGATCAAAAGCTTATTTTTACCGTTGGAACTTCTCGAACAACAGGGACAGAAAATATGGTCACCTGGAATGATATTCATCACAAGACCAGTATGAATGGAGGACAAAGCTG CTATGGATACCCTGATCCAGAATACCTCAAGAGAGTGAGAAGCGAGCTCAAAGCTTTTGGGATTGAATGA
- the LOC120525181 gene encoding E3 ubiquitin-protein ligase DTX3L-like isoform X2, with amino-acid sequence MHPLQQSTKERVTSSRSCQQVVPVQRQKLILVGGLPCSYKTSEAVRVIMAMAEEEPMDTSDSSTPQNELSNGSTLYELFAEVIYPKSDWHLNHEKFLHSTIQTELNKQKLGNLLTADFLGRDQTNAILILDTNKAISHLLEKGNISDKNGAIRFSLTPPLSASSSYPVQTRDGQGENVTVFVPPTQHSLALEQSMFMNERNQLPGVSSTPGHSVNENKSTAIDQSIHTETSAVGQRQEANESAEGTSGMPVDKDNVTLSVFHYNYICKAFKEKIRAIEHDTGVEIDAQVSISFRPKVPTEKHENFVSAKERFCDLCQSVINVLGSRTIPYSDHIMERFNAMPNNSMFELMELAEGYRLIGPESDLDQFIHGLTVVGPARQQNYKKIEFFCEDSELSKDIEMCKIHWDFLKCLFGKQLQSLKTKFGVNVDEQTNSGSSSSVKIAIASCDARLNLQSHACQALLDLYQKVAGSLMQRSIKNKKDMEEAKLMFQEIRSSHPYVNDYQEKDQWILVGFIKHLYWTVKEIEKKIGRKIFQDIKLSPVSSASGQACKEKSDDEELCSICLDNFTKKVTLSCKHEFCGDCWKRAKQGNPVCPICKAVHGKITGDQPDGIMTSHTIHTSLPGFRCGTIQINYDIPHGIQTEKHPNPGKPFLGAYRKAYLPDNKEGREVLALLKRAFDQKLIFTVGTSRTTGTENMVTWNDIHHKTSMNGGQSCYGYPDPEYLKRVRSELKAFGIE; translated from the exons aTGCACCCTCTACAGCAGTCTACTAAAGAGAGAGTGACCTCCAGCAGAAGTTGTCAGCAAGTGGTCCCAGTACAGAGACAGAAGCTCATACTTGTTG gTGGATTGCCTTGTTCATATAAGACTTCAGAAGCAGTAAGAGTCATTATGGCAATGGCTGAAGAGGAACCCATG GACACAAGTGATTCATCAACACCTCAAAATGAGCTGTCAAATGGAAGTACACTGTATGAATTATTTGCTGAAGTGATCTATCCTAAAAGTGATTGGCACTTAAACCATGAAAAATTTCTGCATTCAACAATCCAGACTGAACTTAACAAGCAGAAACTTGGCAACCTTTTAACAGCGGATTTCCTTGGAAGGGACCAAACCAATGCAATATTGATATTGGACacaaataaag CCATAAGCCATCTTTTGGAAAAAGGGAATATATCTGATAAGAATGGAGCTATTAGATTTTCATTGACGCCACCACTATCTGCAAGTTCCAGTTACCCCGTCCAGACTCGG GATGGGCAGGGAGAAAATGTTACAGTCTTTGTCCCACCAACCCAACATTCTCTTGCTTTGGAGCAGTCTATGTTTATGAATGAAAGAAATCAACTTCCTGGTGTCAGTTCTACTCCTGGGCATtctgttaatgaaaataaaagtacagCAATTGACCAAAGCATTCATACTGAAACAAGTGCTGTGGGACAAAGGCAGGAAGCAAATGAAAGTGCAGAAGGAACATCAGGAATGCCTGTGGACAAGGACAATGTCACACTGTCAGTTTTCCATTATAACTATATCTGCAAGGCCTTCAAAGAGAAGATCAGAGCTATAGAGCATGACACAGGAGTCGAGATAGATGCACAGGTGTCCATATCCTTCAGACCAAAAGTACCAACAGAAAAGCATGAGAACTTTGTGAGCGCAAAGGAACGCTTCTGTGACCTGTGTCAGTCCGTTATTAATGTTCTAGGCAGTAGAACTATACCATACTCTGATCATATCATGGAGCGTTTCAATGCAATGCCAAATAACTCAATGTTTGAACTTATGGAGTTAGCAGAGGGCTATCGGCTCATAGGCCCAGAATCAGACCTTGATCAGTTTATACATGGTCTTACAGTAGTGGGGCCAGCAAGACAACAAAACTATAAGAAAATTGAATTTTTCTGTGAAGATTCAGAACTATCAAAAGACATAGAGATGTGTAAAATACACTGGGATTTTCTAAAGTGTTTGTTTGGCAAACAGCTGCAGTCATTAAAAACCAAGTTCGGAGTGAATGTTGATGAGCAAACTAACAGTGGATCAAGCAGTTCAGTGAAGATTGCCATAGCGTCATGCGATGCCAGGTTGAACCTCCAAAGTCACGCCTGCCAAGCACTGTTAGATCTTTATCAGAAAGTGGCTGGCAGCCTGATGCAGAGATctataaagaacaaaaaggacATGGAGGAAGCAAAGTTGATGTTTCAAGAAATCCGTTCCAGTCATCCCTATGTTAATGACTATCAGGAGAAAGACCAATGGATACTTGTAGGTTTTATAAAGCACTTGTACTGGACTGTGAAGGAGATTGAGAAGAAAATAGGGAGGAAGATATTTCAAGATATTAAGCTTTCCCCAGTTAGTTCTGCATCAGGTCAAGCATGCAAGGAGAAAAGTGATGATGAAGAACTGTGCTCCATATGCCTTGATAACTTTACAAAAAAAGTTACACTATCATGTAAACATGAGTTCTGTGGAGATTGCTGGAAAAGAGCAAAGCAAGGTAATCCAGTATGTCCCATCTGTAAAGCTGTGCATGGAAAAATAACGGGGGACCAGCCTGATGGAATCATGACATCTCATACAATACATACATCTCTACCTGGGTTCAGATGTGGTACAATACAAATCAATTATGACATTCCTCATGGAATACAGACG GAGAAGCACCCAAATCCTGGCAAACCCTTTTTAGGTGCTTACAGGAAAGCTTATCTGCCCGACAACAAAGAGGGCAGAGAAGTGCTTGCACTTCTCAAGAGGGCATTTGATCAAAAGCTTATTTTTACCGTTGGAACTTCTCGAACAACAGGGACAGAAAATATGGTCACCTGGAATGATATTCATCACAAGACCAGTATGAATGGAGGACAAAGCTG CTATGGATACCCTGATCCAGAATACCTCAAGAGAGTGAGAAGCGAGCTCAAAGCTTTTGGGATTGAATGA
- the LOC120525181 gene encoding E3 ubiquitin-protein ligase DTX3L-like isoform X1 has product MATLPPSWAVWMQSCRLQMHPLQQSTKERVTSSRSCQQVVPVQRQKLILVGGLPCSYKTSEAVRVIMAMAEEEPMDTSDSSTPQNELSNGSTLYELFAEVIYPKSDWHLNHEKFLHSTIQTELNKQKLGNLLTADFLGRDQTNAILILDTNKAISHLLEKGNISDKNGAIRFSLTPPLSASSSYPVQTRDGQGENVTVFVPPTQHSLALEQSMFMNERNQLPGVSSTPGHSVNENKSTAIDQSIHTETSAVGQRQEANESAEGTSGMPVDKDNVTLSVFHYNYICKAFKEKIRAIEHDTGVEIDAQVSISFRPKVPTEKHENFVSAKERFCDLCQSVINVLGSRTIPYSDHIMERFNAMPNNSMFELMELAEGYRLIGPESDLDQFIHGLTVVGPARQQNYKKIEFFCEDSELSKDIEMCKIHWDFLKCLFGKQLQSLKTKFGVNVDEQTNSGSSSSVKIAIASCDARLNLQSHACQALLDLYQKVAGSLMQRSIKNKKDMEEAKLMFQEIRSSHPYVNDYQEKDQWILVGFIKHLYWTVKEIEKKIGRKIFQDIKLSPVSSASGQACKEKSDDEELCSICLDNFTKKVTLSCKHEFCGDCWKRAKQGNPVCPICKAVHGKITGDQPDGIMTSHTIHTSLPGFRCGTIQINYDIPHGIQTEKHPNPGKPFLGAYRKAYLPDNKEGREVLALLKRAFDQKLIFTVGTSRTTGTENMVTWNDIHHKTSMNGGQSCYGYPDPEYLKRVRSELKAFGIE; this is encoded by the exons ATGGCCACCCTTCCGCCTTCTTGGGCTGTTTGGATGCAGTCGTGCAGATTG caaaTGCACCCTCTACAGCAGTCTACTAAAGAGAGAGTGACCTCCAGCAGAAGTTGTCAGCAAGTGGTCCCAGTACAGAGACAGAAGCTCATACTTGTTG gTGGATTGCCTTGTTCATATAAGACTTCAGAAGCAGTAAGAGTCATTATGGCAATGGCTGAAGAGGAACCCATG GACACAAGTGATTCATCAACACCTCAAAATGAGCTGTCAAATGGAAGTACACTGTATGAATTATTTGCTGAAGTGATCTATCCTAAAAGTGATTGGCACTTAAACCATGAAAAATTTCTGCATTCAACAATCCAGACTGAACTTAACAAGCAGAAACTTGGCAACCTTTTAACAGCGGATTTCCTTGGAAGGGACCAAACCAATGCAATATTGATATTGGACacaaataaag CCATAAGCCATCTTTTGGAAAAAGGGAATATATCTGATAAGAATGGAGCTATTAGATTTTCATTGACGCCACCACTATCTGCAAGTTCCAGTTACCCCGTCCAGACTCGG GATGGGCAGGGAGAAAATGTTACAGTCTTTGTCCCACCAACCCAACATTCTCTTGCTTTGGAGCAGTCTATGTTTATGAATGAAAGAAATCAACTTCCTGGTGTCAGTTCTACTCCTGGGCATtctgttaatgaaaataaaagtacagCAATTGACCAAAGCATTCATACTGAAACAAGTGCTGTGGGACAAAGGCAGGAAGCAAATGAAAGTGCAGAAGGAACATCAGGAATGCCTGTGGACAAGGACAATGTCACACTGTCAGTTTTCCATTATAACTATATCTGCAAGGCCTTCAAAGAGAAGATCAGAGCTATAGAGCATGACACAGGAGTCGAGATAGATGCACAGGTGTCCATATCCTTCAGACCAAAAGTACCAACAGAAAAGCATGAGAACTTTGTGAGCGCAAAGGAACGCTTCTGTGACCTGTGTCAGTCCGTTATTAATGTTCTAGGCAGTAGAACTATACCATACTCTGATCATATCATGGAGCGTTTCAATGCAATGCCAAATAACTCAATGTTTGAACTTATGGAGTTAGCAGAGGGCTATCGGCTCATAGGCCCAGAATCAGACCTTGATCAGTTTATACATGGTCTTACAGTAGTGGGGCCAGCAAGACAACAAAACTATAAGAAAATTGAATTTTTCTGTGAAGATTCAGAACTATCAAAAGACATAGAGATGTGTAAAATACACTGGGATTTTCTAAAGTGTTTGTTTGGCAAACAGCTGCAGTCATTAAAAACCAAGTTCGGAGTGAATGTTGATGAGCAAACTAACAGTGGATCAAGCAGTTCAGTGAAGATTGCCATAGCGTCATGCGATGCCAGGTTGAACCTCCAAAGTCACGCCTGCCAAGCACTGTTAGATCTTTATCAGAAAGTGGCTGGCAGCCTGATGCAGAGATctataaagaacaaaaaggacATGGAGGAAGCAAAGTTGATGTTTCAAGAAATCCGTTCCAGTCATCCCTATGTTAATGACTATCAGGAGAAAGACCAATGGATACTTGTAGGTTTTATAAAGCACTTGTACTGGACTGTGAAGGAGATTGAGAAGAAAATAGGGAGGAAGATATTTCAAGATATTAAGCTTTCCCCAGTTAGTTCTGCATCAGGTCAAGCATGCAAGGAGAAAAGTGATGATGAAGAACTGTGCTCCATATGCCTTGATAACTTTACAAAAAAAGTTACACTATCATGTAAACATGAGTTCTGTGGAGATTGCTGGAAAAGAGCAAAGCAAGGTAATCCAGTATGTCCCATCTGTAAAGCTGTGCATGGAAAAATAACGGGGGACCAGCCTGATGGAATCATGACATCTCATACAATACATACATCTCTACCTGGGTTCAGATGTGGTACAATACAAATCAATTATGACATTCCTCATGGAATACAGACG GAGAAGCACCCAAATCCTGGCAAACCCTTTTTAGGTGCTTACAGGAAAGCTTATCTGCCCGACAACAAAGAGGGCAGAGAAGTGCTTGCACTTCTCAAGAGGGCATTTGATCAAAAGCTTATTTTTACCGTTGGAACTTCTCGAACAACAGGGACAGAAAATATGGTCACCTGGAATGATATTCATCACAAGACCAGTATGAATGGAGGACAAAGCTG CTATGGATACCCTGATCCAGAATACCTCAAGAGAGTGAGAAGCGAGCTCAAAGCTTTTGGGATTGAATGA